The sequence ATACCTTTGCTGACTCCGGACCTAAACCTATTCGCGTTTTTAACACATGGCTCGACCTTAAAGATGCTGATTCCGTCATTACTCGGGCATGGTCACTCCCAACGACTGGAAACCGCCCTGACTGTGTATTTCGTAACAAACTCAAAAATGTAAAAATGGAACTCAAAAAACATAGTACACAACTTGATAACATCGACTCCCAAATCCAAGATCACCTTAATGCAATCAACGAATGGGAAGCCATTGCTGAATCTAGACCTTTGTCCGAAACAGAGAAAAATAATTGGTTAAATGAAAAATTCTCTCACCTCGAAAAAGAAAAAACTAAAACCAACATGCTAAAACAAAAATCAAGAATTAAATGGGCCCTCGAAGGCGATGAAAACTCAAAATACTTCCATAATTACATTAAAAAACGCACAAGTAAAAACAACATACACGGCATATCCATTAACGGATCCTGGATCGAAGACCCCAACGTCATAAAACAAGAAACATACCTCTACTACAAAAACCTCTTCAAATCCAATAACCTTAATAACCATTGCCCCTTCGATAATGCTCCCCACCTTCAATACATCTCCCCCCAGGATAATCTCATACTCGAATCTGAACTCAACGAAAAAGAAATCTGGGACGCACTCTCCAATTGTGATAGCTCTAAGGCGCCCGGTCCCGACGGCTTTAATATGAAATTCTTTAAGAAATACTGGGACCTTATTAAACACGATCTCATTAAAGCACTCGAATGGTTTTGGACCAACTCCGAAATCTCCAAAGGCTGCAATGCATCTTTCTTCACCCTCATACCCAAAAAACCTAATCCCATCGGTTTGAACGAATACCGTCCTATTTGTCTTATCGGCAGTTATTATAAAATTCTAACCAAAATCCTCTCTAATCGCCTCGCCAAAGTCATCCACAAGGTCATTGGGGTAGAACAAACAGCCTTCCTCAAAGGTCGCAACATCCTAGACAGCGTTCTTATTGCAAACGAAATTATCGACGAACTTAAACGAAAAAAATGCAAAGGTCTGatttttaaagttgattttgaaaaagctTTTGACTGCATCGAATGGAACTTTCTGTTTAATACCATGCACTACATGGGATTTGGTCCGAAATGGATTAATCTCATTCGTGCGTGCCTTTCGTCCTCATCCATTTCCATCCTTGTTAATGGCTCTCCCACAATGGAATTCTCCCCTGAAAGGGGCATTCGCCAAGGTGATCCCATCTCACCTTTTCTCTTTATCATCGTCTCTGAAGGACTCAACATTCTTACTAAACGGGCACTTTCTAATGGCCATATTCATGGTATCAATGTAGGGAATGACAACGTCACGGTCACCCACCTACAGTATGCCGACGACACCATCTTTTTCGGAGAATGGAGTAAAAGGAACGCCAAAAACATTTCCAAACTCCTTAAATGCTTCGAGAAAATCTCTGGACTCAAAGTCAATTTTCGAAAAAGTAAACTTTTCGGTATCGGAACTTCCCCTCCCGAAACCGAAGAAATGGCAAACTACATTAACTGTTCTACCGGTATCACTCCCTTCACATATCTCGGCCTTCCTATCGGTATCCCCTCATCACACCCTTCATCTTGGCATCCTATTGTGGAAAAGTTTGATAAAAGGCTTTCCGATTGGGCTGCCAAAACCGTATCTTTCGGAGGTCGGCTCACCCTCATTAAATCCATACTAAGTAGTATACCGCTCTACTACTTCTCTCTCTTCCATGCACCTACCTCCATCCTTAATCTCCTTGAGGCCAAAAGACGCAAATTCTTTTGGGGTGGGACATCCTCTGAAAACAAAAttaattgggtaaaatgggatcAAATTCTACTTCCTTACGAAAACGGTGGGTTAAACGTGGGTTCCCTATTTAGCAAAAATATCTCACTACTAtgcaaatggtggtggcgttttaaaaaCGAGGAAAATGCGCTTTgggttaaaattatcacaagtatataCGGGAAAGGGGGAGGGTTGGAATTTGACGTTTCTTGCAGGAATATTTCAGGTCGCACAGTTTGGAAAGAAATCATCAAAGCTGGCAAGGTTGCGAACAAATGCGGGACTTCCTTCTCTACTGCCATCACAAAATGCCTCGGAAATGGTGACTCTATTAAATTTTGGAATGACATTTGGTTTGGGTCGGAACGTTTCAGCACACTTTTCCACAGGTTATACATGCTCGAGTCCAATAAAGAAGCAACAGTCGCTGAAAGAATCACGCAAAATAATGGACTTTCACTCGGTAATTGGTGCTGGTCACGATCTCCATACGGCCGTGTTCTCAATGAATTAACTGAACTAAACAATATAATTTCCTCCGTGACATTGTCCGAAAAACCCGACTCTTGGAAATGTTCTCTCGACCCTTCGGGCACGTACACCACCAAATCTATGGCACACTTGATAAACTCCCTTAAGCTTGGTGGTAATACCCTCAACATGACGATTCCCCGCAACAATCTACTACCACAAAAAGTCTTCATTTTCATATGGCGAGCATTTCAAAAAAAGATACCTACTAGATTCGAATTAGACAAACGTGGTATTGAACTCGACTCCATCCTTTGCCCTTTATGCGAATCGGACATAGAAACCATTGAGCATTCTCTTGTTCTTTGTCCAAAATCGGCCCAAATATGAAAACACGTACTAGATTGGTGGAACCAAGACCACTCACTAATTTCAAACCTTAATGACGCTATCATCAATAAGCAAACTTTCACACACAACAATCTCGGCTCTTCAATATGGCAAGCAACCAAATGGATTACATGTTACATGTTATGGAAACATAGAAACGCAAAAGTATTCTCCAAAAAAGTCTGGTCCATTGCATCGATCCTCTCCGAAATTCAATCTCAAAGTTTTAGCTGGATCTCCAAAAGATTGAGTAAAAAGAAACCTATCATATGGCACCAATGGCTCATCAATCCTTCATTCTTTGTGGCGGATCCCCCACATCGTGTCGGCATCGGTTGATACGCTCCTACTCTCAAGCGTAGCCCTCGAATACTATATCTTCTACTGAGGGTTCGATTAATCGGGTTAGTCTGTAGTAACTTTGTTGGCGCTTGATCGTCACTGTTCCTCTCTCTACCCCGGCTTGTTTTTTCAAGTTCTTATGCCCTCGCTAGTCTTTATGGTATCCGACGGCTACCCTCATAATTTAGTTCCCCACAACATGTATCTCCATTTCATTGTATAGATGAGTATAGGATCTTGTAATTAAatattccattaataataatatattttgcttttcaaaaaaaaaaaaaaaaaaaaaaaaaaaaaaaacctcatgGGAACTAAATAACAATGTATGGTCTATTAATTATATATCCACATGACTATCACAAATCAAcaaatatatgtttatttatttGTGGGAagaaaattattaaaatatttttatatcCCAGAAGTCTGCTTTTTTGTTGCTTTAGATTCAAGGCTGCTTTGTATTTTCTCTCATGTGGGTATTATACATTTATACCTAATTCATTTTTAACTACTGGAAAAACAGTAATAAGGACAAGAATTGCACAATTGGTTGCTGTAATACTGAATGTTTAGTCCCCAAgatataataataacaaatattaatTTTGCTTGGATATTTGTATCAAATTTTTTTAGTACTTGTTTAATCACCTCTAGGGAGCCTTCATCCCACATTGTATTCAAGGTGTTTTGATAAAATTGTGAGCTTGAACGTGTACATGACCTACTATATTTTTAGCACTAGCAGCATATCCTTTTTCTAATTGTACATTATCTAGTTTGATTTTATAAACTTCATATACTTCTTTAGTTTGAAATTTACTTTATgtctaaatttacttttataaatttaCTTTTATGTCTAAGAGACTAAAAAATGTAAAATTTTGATTGATTATATTTGTATGAAGCTGTCACCATTTTGGTGATATCTTCTTCGTACCAACTCTGATTTAATTTATTCTAAAGCTTAAACACTAATAACTTAAATGACTATAAGATTCATTTTTATTGGGGTCAAAGCCCCTCCCTGCCCCTGAAAAGCTTCGTCCTTGCCTGCAGTATATTAAGGAAATTAGAAGAACAGTTAATTTCATGCTTAGACAGATTATGAAAATCAAACTAGTACTAATAAAGTATTATCTAATATCATATCTCTGATTTGACATGGCACATAAGATATCATTAGTATAAACAATGTCTATCCACATGGTTGTTTGTCTTCATCTAATAGACACTCCATCACAGTTGTTTGTAATATTTCCTTACTAATTTAATACACTATTTATAAACTGCATAACTCATTACAGATCAAAAGTTATAGTGTTAAAATTTTTCTGTGTTTTCCTAAGTTTCCGATATGTTCCCACTGTCCATGATTGTCTAACTAAGCTGTTTACTTCAGCCAATAAGGTCTTCAATCCTTTTCAACTGAGGGTAAGCTCTGAGCAAAAGTCATGGTTAACTACATTACAATATTATGCTAATCAACTTCATTAGTTGTCTGTTATCGTTTAGTCAAAATCGACTATTTTGAATACTCTTTTGTCTagattatgtacatatatataggaCTACTGGTAATTAACTAATTACCTCTTCCAAGTAGAGACTATTTTTACGCACGTTTCGAATTTTTATGCATACCTGCATAAGATGAGAACTTTGTTGCTTCTCGTTCTTCTAAATTTGTTCTTTTTTCTAAATTTACAAACCTCCTTTTCGACGGACACCTTGAAACCAAAAGAATACTTCGTTGATGGCTTTACTTTAATTTCTTCAAACCAAAGATTTGAATTTGGTTTCTTTAGTCCTGGTAATGGTTCTTCAGGCAATTTATATCTCGGAATTTGGTATTACAATCTTCCGTTAACTGTAGTTTGGGTGGCCAATAGAAACAACCCAATTCGTGATTCGTTTGGACAAGTTACTTTAACTGAAAACGGCGTTTTAACACTTTATAATCGCTCATTGGGTTCTGTATGGTCGACTAATAAACTACCCATCGATAGTACTTTTACTCCTGTTCTACAGTTACTAGATTCGGGTAATCTTGTAATAAGAGATGACGGAAGGAACAAAACCGTTTTCTGGGAAAGTTTCGATTATCCGACAGACACACTTTTACCAGATTCGAAACTTGGTTTGAACAGGTTCATTACATCCTGGAAAAACAGTGAAGATGCTTCGGAAGGCGACTTTTCGTTTAGTTTGGATCCACCCGAAGCTCCACAGTTGGTTGTACGAAGCGGGTCAAAAAAGTTATTTAGATGGGGCCCGTTTGACGGGAGTGAGTTCAGTGGAATGGATACTATTACCACAAATTCGTTATTCCAAACTGTGTATGTTTACAATAAACAAGATCAATATTTCAAATACGAAATGTTGGATGACTCCATTATGCCTAGATTAGTGATTTCACCGATGGGGTTAATTCAGTATTTTACATGGAGGGTTAACATCAGTAAAGAATGGAACTCATTAGCAACGATTAACAGTGATCCGTGTGATAATTACGCGAAATGTGGGGTTTATGGAAGCTGTTATTCGTTAAGTGCATGCAAGTGTTTGAGTGGGTTTACGCCTGCTTCACCAAAAGATTGGGGTTTATATAGTTACGCAGGTGGTTGTAGGAGGAAACACGAACTTAATTGTAGTCGTCACGACGGATTTGTTAAATATAGTGGGTTGAAATTTCCTGATAATCCAAGTGTTTTGGGAAATTATACGGATCATGAATGTGAAGCGAGATGTTTGAAAAATTGTAGTTGTATGGCGTATGCTAATGTGGttccttatggtaatggtagttATTGCGTCGTTTGGATTGGTGATTTGGTTGATTTGAAGTATTTTCCAAATGGCGGGGACCAAATTAACATACGGATGGCCCGCGCTGAATTGAGTAAGTTATCGATTGATCTTAACGCTCTCATTGTGTTGCATCAATTTATTAGATCTTAAACCTTttgttttgtcaaatattttctcacTTAAAATTATACAGAATTATACATATGAAAAGAAATTGAATAGATCatctctttgtttttttttttttggagcgtGCGTTTGATTGCCTCCATTCATTCAGTGTGTTTTTAAAATCTGAATGAATAATGATTATGAAACATTTATTGTCGTTCAGAACTAAGTCAAATAAAACCCTTTAAATCGAATCATTCGGTGTTCAATCATTGTGTTTTATGAAAAGCATCCTAATTGtgaagttttatatatatgaacttTTAATAAATTTTCAAATTTGATGAAGATTGTTAACTTTTATGTCTGCATTAAGTTTGATATAGTTCTATTCAAAAGCTCACTAAGTAAAATTCAGGGCAACTCGTTTTATAGTTTTGGCTGTATAACATTTGATCTTTGCTTTCAGGCACTTGTATTAGATTTACTTATATTAGTTGTTTTATTGTTAATTAAAATTCTCAGACTCCATTGCTGGTGCTAAGAGGAAACGTATAAGAATTAAGATTGTAAGTGTAGTAACAGTGTTGGTAATATTATTTCTAACTGCTGGTGTCATATTGTACTTCGGTTGGATAATACGACAAAGAAGAAAAGATCGAATTAGTCGGAACTCTAAAGGTACTCTTTCAACCTAATCTACTTGCTAAGACCACCGATTACAAAGAGTGTGACATGGAGTAAAATTTGATGTTCTGGGGAGGAAAGAGAAGATTTTGACTGTGACATAGCAGTGTCAAATTTTGAAACTATGGTTAAAGTCAAATTTGGGTGTCAATTTTGAGTAAAAAGGTTTTAGGTGATATGGTAAAATATGATTGAAAGTTGGGTGAAAAGAAACAAATAAATAAAGTAAAAATGAGGTGTCAAAATTTGATTGGTGTCAAATGCTCCCATCATGAAATAAACTGACGCCCCGAAAATGTCAAATTTGATGCCCCGTAACAGGTTTTAGGGATGTCAAATTTCGCCACCTCAATGCAAAAGTGAATCTGACGCCCCATAAGGGGTGGTCTAGTCTAATATCTAACACTGCTCAATTGCAACACTGCCTAATCTAGTTTCAAGATCACGAGTTGTCTAAATATTTGACTACAAGACTCACATTTGGAACTCTTTATGTTACTATGCTGTACTGAACATGTTTATTGTATCACTTTGTAACAGCTCAACACAGTGGGAGTTTTCAATATGTCGAAGATCAAGATTCGGGTTTTCAGTTACCTCTTTACGATCTTGAAACCCTTCTTCTTGCGTGTAACAACTTTTCGGAAAGAAATAAGATCGGACAAGGTGGATTTGGTTCAGTCTACAAGGTAACTCTTCATGTAGTGTTTGTAAGACTTTTGGACAAATAGATAGATGAATGTTCACATCACATGTTTTTTGCATGATGAGTCATGGATCTCTTGAGTGCAAGTCTTTTGTGGTGTCAAAATGGTTTGGTGGGCAATGGGCCAAAACTGTAAATTTTAACCCACTGAAATATAACCTGAATT comes from Rutidosis leptorrhynchoides isolate AG116_Rl617_1_P2 chromosome 4, CSIRO_AGI_Rlap_v1, whole genome shotgun sequence and encodes:
- the LOC139844774 gene encoding G-type lectin S-receptor-like serine/threonine-protein kinase At4g27290, producing the protein MRTLLLLVLLNLFFFLNLQTSFSTDTLKPKEYFVDGFTLISSNQRFEFGFFSPGNGSSGNLYLGIWYYNLPLTVVWVANRNNPIRDSFGQVTLTENGVLTLYNRSLGSVWSTNKLPIDSTFTPVLQLLDSGNLVIRDDGRNKTVFWESFDYPTDTLLPDSKLGLNRFITSWKNSEDASEGDFSFSLDPPEAPQLVVRSGSKKLFRWGPFDGSEFSGMDTITTNSLFQTVYVYNKQDQYFKYEMLDDSIMPRLVISPMGLIQYFTWRVNISKEWNSLATINSDPCDNYAKCGVYGSCYSLSACKCLSGFTPASPKDWGLYSYAGGCRRKHELNCSRHDGFVKYSGLKFPDNPSVLGNYTDHECEARCLKNCSCMAYANVVPYGNGSYCVVWIGDLVDLKYFPNGGDQINIRMARAELNSIAGAKRKRIRIKIVSVVTVLVILFLTAGVILYFGWIIRQRRKDRISRNSKAQHSGSFQYVEDQDSGFQLPLYDLETLLLACNNFSERNKIGQGGFGSVYKGELSNGQEIAVKRLAEKSLQGVEELKNEIILIGKLQHRNLVKLLGCCIEGDETMLVYEYLPNKSLNNFIYDKPRRRQLTWRKRYHIIKGIARGLLYLHQDSRLRIIHRDLKTSNILLDSELNPKISDFGIARIFGTNQIQEMTKRIIGTYGYMSPEYAMNGHYSVKSDVYSFGVIVLEIISSQKNWAFHHPDHDLNLLGHTWMLWNKRRPLEMLDPIIQEPSFSEQVTRCIHVALLCVQQYPEDRPKMSTVYAMLSYDNMELPEPKEPGFCRESNPRKFDTSPSDSSTVNEVTMTTMGGR